GGCTGGGCAGGGGGGGCAACCTGCAAGGCCTGCTGGGATGGGAAGAGCACGCCGGGGGCTCCCGGGCGCAGGGCTAGCCGGCAGCGTTGGCCACGGCTGTATTCGGCCTCCAAAGGCAAGCGCAGCCGCAGTTTCAGATCACCGAGCTGGACTCGATAGAGCCATTCACGACCCAGGAATTCGCGACCCTGCACCCAGGCCTCGCCCTCCGCATCTGGATGGAGGGCAATCGCCTCCGGACTGACCAGCACCTCCTCGCCATCGCCTGCCGCTCCCCCTTGGGGCAGCAGGGTGGAGCCGGCAGTGGCGAGCAGGCTGCCTAGAGCTGTGATCACTTGATCACCACACCGCTGGGCCGGCAGCAGGTTGCCTTGGAGCACAAAGCGGCCCACAAAGGAGCTTGCGGGGTGCTGCACTAAGTGCCTGGGGCTGGCGCATTGGTGCAGCACCCCATCGCGCAACACCGCCACCCGATCGCAGATGGCGAGTGCTTCTTCGGGATCGTGGGTAACGATCAGGCCGCTGGCACCACAGCGCGAAAGCACGGCAGGCAGCTCGCTGCGCAGCCGCAGGCGCACCTCCACGTCGAGGTTCGAGAAGGGTTCATCGAGGAGCACCACGGAGGGGCCCGGCGCCAGGGCCCGGGCCAATGCGAGCCGTTGGCGCTGGCCGCCCGAAAGCTCGTGGGGATAGCGGCCCTCCAAGCCATTGAGCCCGAGCAGCTCCAACAACCAATTGGCCCGGCTGCTGTCCTGACCGCGCCGCAGGCCAAAACAGGCATTGCGCCAGGCGTCGAGGTGGGGGAACAGGGCGTAGTCCTGGAAAACCATGCCAACGCCGCGGCGCTCCGGTGGCAGCCAGCGGCCGGGACCGGCCACGGTGCGGCCGTCGATCAATACCGAACCGCGCTCTGGACGCTCAAAACCAGCGATTAAGCGCAGCAGGGTGGTTTTGCCGCAACCGGAGGGTCCAAGCAAGCCCACCAATTCGCCCTGATGGAGGGCCAGATCAATACCCTGCAGCGTCCAGTCGCCTGCGGTTGCATTGGCGTAGCGGTGCCACAGGCCATGCAGCTGCACGTGTTCGCGCAACGGCAACTCGGCAGGCATCAGCTCGGCAAGGGGGCTGGCGATCGGCGCAGGACCGGCAAGGGCCATAGGCTCAGCCACCATCCTGACCTGGCATGAGTCACCCGATGCAGCCCGAAGCCGTTATCACCGCCAGCGCCCCGGCGCCAGTAGGCCCTTACAACCAGGCGGTGAAGGCGGGAGGAGTGCTGTATTGCTCCGGTCAGATCGCCCTGGATCCCAGCACTGGCTTGATGGTGGGGGCTGGCGATGTGGAGGCCGAGACCCGCCAAGTGCTCAGCAACTTGCAGGCCGTGCTGGAAGCGGGCGGCAGCAGCCCAGGGCAGGTGCTGCGCACCACGGTCTTTCTGGCAGACCTGGGCGATTTCGCTCGGGTTAATGCGATTTATGCGGAGCTGTTTAGCGATGGGGTGTCGCCGGCTCGGGCCTGCGTCGAAGTGGCGGCTCTGCCCAAGGGGGCTCGGGTGGAAATCGACTGCATTGCCCTAGCCGCTTAGGAACTGATTGCAAAGGAATTAGCTGGGCGGATTCAAGGGGCAATCCATCAGCCTGGCGGCTTGCTCGTCTACGGCGCTGAGTCGCTCCAGGATTGAGCGCAGGTCGAGGACGGACAACTCGCCATCTCGCCCCCACTTCATCACCGAGCGACCGATATCAGTTGAGTCGCCATTGCCGGAGCTCATCGCCATGACCAGGTCCCCGCGTGTTGATTTCAACACTAGCCAGGCGCGGGGAGTAGGAATTCAAATAATTCGCCCTGCACCAGCGCCGAGCTTTGGCAAGGACTTGGGGGCTGGGGATGACGCCGGGCTGGAGCAGTGCAAAAGGTCTGCAAATGTGACGGCCAGTCTTCGGCGCGGAAGACGGCGTACGGGGAGGAAACCGGGGTGGAAACAGGGGCGGAAACCATGACCCTGGGCAACTAATACACCCGTACTATAGGCGAGTGACTGCATTGTCAACTGCCCCGGCCGGCCTTGGCCTGGCCCGCTTTGACCAGGATGATGGTCTCGCCTGTCTGCGATTGAGATGAAGCTCCCAGAGGGTTGGCGGGTCTGGCTGCTGGTCATTGGGCTGAATGCCCTAGCCGGCTATCTCTGGTTTATCGATCGAGGCGTTGAGCCGCCAGCCGCTGGCGGCAACCTCCTGGACCTGATCCGATCCATCGGCCACTGAGCCTTGCCTGATGGCGCCGACGCACCCCTAAGCTATTTTCCAACGGGGCGTGGCGCAGCTTGGTAGCGCGGGTGCTTTGGGAGCACTAGGTCGCAGGTTCGAATCCTGTCGCCCCGATTGACTTTTCACCGATAAGCCCCCTGCTTTGTGGGCAAGATGTGGGCAAAGCCACCAGGCGCCGCCTTCCTCAAGATTCAAGTTCTGGCAGCGGGACACAGCAAAACCAGCAGGACTGGCGGCTTGATTCCCTACAAGCCCTGCTGGACCCCTCTCAGGGCGTCACTGGCCCACTCCAACAAAAGGCCCTGGACCAGTAACGGACTGAACCAGGGCTTTCGTGGACGTGCCTTAAGGGCTCAGTTTTTCTCGAGGAGATGGGGCGTGCGGGCCGTTGCTTCATTCATCGCTTCGTTACAGCGCTCTAGGTGATACAGAACTGGTGAATTGCTGCTTGGGAATTTGCGGCGCCAATGCACCCCAGCCCGGAACAAGCCGGCCTTGCGCCAGCGCCCCAGGGTTTTCTCGCTCACACCGAGAAGCGGAGCCGTCGATCGGGCATCAGCCCATTCCTGGGTATGGGCTAGTTCGACTGGCTTGGCAGGGGGCTGCGGACGGCTGTGACGAACTCTTGGAGAGACCATTACCGGCCCCTCCTGCAACAGCGAGGATTCACATTCGACTTCTGGGCCACCAGGCCGCACTGCCCCTCGGGGGGTAGGCCGACCAGAGCAATGCTGTCTGACATCACCCTTCCCCCTGCAGCAACGCCACCACCGCTGGATCCCAGACGAGCTGCTGCCGGTGCTCGCCGCGGCTGCAGCGCGGCAGGGCGATACCCCAGTCGCAGCCGACTGCGGTGAGCTGCCAGTCATCAAGGTCATTGCGCACCTGCAGGCCACAGGCCGCCAACCGGCGGTTGATATCCCTGATCGTGCGGCCCAGCCGCTCGGCCAGTTGCTCTGCATCCAGGCGTTCTTCGGCTGGCGCACGACCTTGCTGAGCGGGCCGATGAGCTGAGGCCGCAGAGTTGGTGTCGCAAAGGATCTGTTGCAGTGGGGCCAGGTGGAGGCCGGTGCTGGCCTCGATGTCCTCAATGGCCGCGAGGAGCGCATCGGAGTAACCGACGCCGGTGAGCTCGATGATCTCCTCGGCAAGCCGCAGCACCGCCTGCACGGTCTGGGTCTTTTCCCCAGCCGAGCCTGATAAGTGGGCCCTTGATTTGACCTGGTGGTTGCGCTTGATGGCGGGCAGCAGCTCATGGGTGAGCCAGCGCCGCATCCGCCAGGCCGTCTGGCTGTCGTCCAGCAGCAGCGAGCGCAGTAGGCCGCCTTCACTGATCAGGGCCAGAGTGCAGCCCTCGCTGCCTGGCCCCTCCTGGGAATAGAGGCACTGCTCCTCCTCCCGCAGGCTGGCCAGCCCCCTGGCGATCACAAGCTGGCCAAGGGCGCCAGCTATATCAACGGCGACGAACCAGGCATCACCGTGCTCATCGGTGCTGACCCGAATGCGGTGCCCCTCGAACGGATAGGGCACCAAAGCGGTTGTGCTGCTCATAGCTGAGAAGGCGAGAGGACAGTGGCGCCAGCTGCGCCAGTGGTGGCGAGGGGTGCTCCTGCCTGCGGTCTCCGGGGAGCTGGCACCGGGCCGGAGAGCAGCAGCAGGATCGTGCTCAGTTGCAGCGCCAGCAGCAGCCACAGCAACCACTGCAGCTGCTGCAGCGCTCTGAGCCCCACGGTGGTGGCGCTTCTCTGGCGGGTGCGGCAGAAGGCCGGCAGCTGGGGACTCTTTCCCCTGCCGCCTAAGCGGACGTTGGTGTGCTGGCTCATCAGAAGGGCACCTCCTCGTCGCTGATGGGGCCGCTGGTGGTCCAGGCCGGTGCCGCCGGTGCTGGCACTCCAGCGGGTGCGCCCCATGGCGCCGCGCTCGAACTGCGGGAGCCCTCTGCAGCGGCGGTTGCCGTCTGAGACGCCGAGCCACTGACGGACTGGCCAGCGGAGAAGGCCGCTAAGTCGGCGGCTTTTTCTTGCTGCTGCGTACCGCTCCTGCCCTCACAGAACTCCAGGCGGTCGATCACCACCAGGGTCTTGCTGCGCATCTCACCGCTGCTGCGGTCACTCCACTGCTCGAATTCGAGCCGCCCGACGATCGCTACCTTGCTGCCCTTGCGCAGGTAGTCCCCCGCCACCTGGGCGGTCTTGCCCCACGCCTTGCAGTTCACCCAGAGCGGCTCCTGGGGCTGGCCGTCGCGCGGCGGGCGGTTCACCGCCAGGGTGAACTCGCAGACGCAGCTGCCGGTCTCAAAGAAGCGCAGCTCCGGATCTCGGCCGGCATTGCCGACCAGCACGATCAGATTGATGCTCATGCTTCCATCTCGAGCGCCGAGCCGGTGCGGGCCTTGATGCGCTCCTGAACCGCCAGCAGTGACGGCAGGCCGATAAGCGGATGGGTGCGCACCAGTTCGTGCAGTGCTCCGCTCCAGGTGATGTTGTGCCTGCGGGCGAAGGCATCGACCCGCTCAAAGGTGTCGTTGTTCATGGCGATGGTCTTCTTGTGGTTGCCGATCCGCTGGCGCAGTGGCCGCGGCTTCTGGGGGGAGGTGCTCATGTCCCCGCCCCCGTGCTCTGTTGGGCGCTCTCGCTGACCTCGAGCTGCCGGCGGCGCCTGGAGATCGCGCTCCAGAGCCGCTCGGCGTTCTCGTCGTTGATCTGGCCCGCACTGAGCAGCTGGTTGACGCGTCCGTAGGCGCGCTCGAGCTCCAGCAGGGTGGCGATGTGTGGGATCTGGCTGAGGCCCACCTCCACCGGATTCAATTCAGGCTCTTGAGCTGGGGCTGCCTCTTGAGCTGGAGCCGGGCTTGGAGCCGAGGCAGCAGCGGCCTGGCTCCTGCTTCTCCGCGGTGCTGGCTGGGTGCCTGCGGCAGGGGTCTCGCTGGCCTGCAGCGATAGGGCCTCCTGCTGCCCGCCTTGCTGCTCGCCTTGGTGCTCAGCTGGGGTGGCCGGCTCCGGCGCAGCCCCGCTGGTGTCCACAATCTCGGCGTCGATCACCTCTTGCTGTGTATCAGCGTTTCCCCCATGGGACGGCTCGATACGCCCAGTGGCGCTGTTTTGGGTTTCCGGCGGAATCATTTTGTCTTCGCGAGGGCGTAAGAGGTTGGGTACAGCGGCGGCGCGGGAGCCAGCTGCAGTACGCCGGGTGGTGGGTTTTTCCGGCGCCGTGGCGGCTGGCCCAGCGGGTTCCTCAGCGGCCTGGCTCCATGTCGCAGCGGCCTGAGGTGGCGCCTGGATTTCAGTCCCAGTAATGCTGGCCCTGCCAGCCTCTCGGACCGTGACCGCCTCGATGTCGAGCGCCTCCTCCTGGGTGATCAAGCCCAGGGCGATCTCCGGGCAATAGACGTTCGACCACCAGGCCGCGGCGCGGTAGCGCAGCATCTGGCCGGTCATCGTCTGCCACTTGCTGGTCTCGTTGCCCTGGCGGTCCTTGCGGCTCCACCAGCCCTCCTTGCGGGCCAGCTCGAGGGTGATCGTTTCCCCCTCCAGCACCTCACCGGTGGCCTTATCGGTGGCTACCGCGTAGCAACTGCTGGGCTGCTCCTTGGCGTCAAAGACAAAGCGCAGCGGCGAGAAGCGGCCGCTGGCATTCACCGTGGCGATCAGGAACTTGCTGCTCCAGGTCGGCCGCCCGTGGATCGGCGTCATGTTCTGCATCACCACTAGCGGTGAGAGGCGCATGCGCCCGGCGATCTCCAGGGCGATCAAGCTGTTGGCCAGCCCCTGCTGCCCCTGGTACTCCTTGGGCACAAGGCTCGAGGAGCACAGGGCTTTGGCCATGCGCTGGGCGGCGTCAAAGGCGGCGATACCGCTGAACACCTGCAGGGTGTCTGTCGCTGGGGCCAGGGCTGAGGAAGGGGATGGACCTGAACTGGTGGAGAGGGTGGAGTCGTTCATTAGAAGAGATCAATGGAATCCAAATCAATGCCTAAGGTTTCGGGAAGGCTGAAATCTTGAAAGACAGGACGGAATGCCTGGCGCCCGTGACTCGGCCAGCTGCCGGTGGCCTGGCATTCGGCGATCCGCCGGAAGGCCTCCTCCCGCCGCTGCAGACCTTTTTCCAGGTCTTGCCCATCAAAGATGAGCAGGCTGCAGTCGATCGGGGCGGTCAGATCGCTAGGCCACTCAAAGGCGATCACCCCGGTCTCGAGCGGCGGCTGCCCATGGCGGTCCTCATGGCCTAGGGCCAGGTGGGCTAGCTGCAAGTCATAGGCCAGGTCCTTGGCCTGCCAGTAGAACTTCCGCGGCACGGCGCTGCGGGTCTTCTTGAGGTCAAACAGCCGGCCGTCGCTGGTGACCACATCCGGCAGGCAGCGGCAGGGCCGGCCCGCTTCGTCTTGCCAGAAGTGGGGCTGCTGGCTGAGCGACGGGTCCAGGGCCGCCAGCACCTCGCCCACCACTGGGTCGGCGTGGAGGGCATCAGCGATGCGCTGGGCCTGCTCCACCATCTCGACGCTGACGGGTGTCAGTCCGGCTGCTTCCGCTTCTGCGCAGTTGGCGGCGCCGATCTTGGTGTTGCGGGCGATTGATCGATACGCGGCGAAGCGGTCATCAATCCGAAAGGGGGGCGTCAGCAGGGCATCGACCAGATCGCCTTTGACCATGTCCGCCGAGGGAACGAATTTTGCGGCCCCTGGCCCGAAACGATGGCTCCAGGTCCGCATCGTGCCGGTCACTGCAGCCTTGAGCGCCGTGGGGGACCAAGCGGGATGGCAGTGATACTCCGCCAGAGAGAAATTGCTCATGGCGAATCCTCCAGGCCATAGCCCAGGACGATCCGCCGCGCTTCTAGCAGCGAGGGGCAGAGACCTGAATCA
This genomic window from Cyanobium sp. Tous-M-B4 contains:
- a CDS encoding RidA family protein, encoding MSHPMQPEAVITASAPAPVGPYNQAVKAGGVLYCSGQIALDPSTGLMVGAGDVEAETRQVLSNLQAVLEAGGSSPGQVLRTTVFLADLGDFARVNAIYAELFSDGVSPARACVEVAALPKGARVEIDCIALAA
- the ssb gene encoding single-stranded DNA-binding protein, producing the protein MSINLIVLVGNAGRDPELRFFETGSCVCEFTLAVNRPPRDGQPQEPLWVNCKAWGKTAQVAGDYLRKGSKVAIVGRLEFEQWSDRSSGEMRSKTLVVIDRLEFCEGRSGTQQQEKAADLAAFSAGQSVSGSASQTATAAAEGSRSSSAAPWGAPAGVPAPAAPAWTTSGPISDEEVPF
- a CDS encoding recombinase RecT, with translation MNDSTLSTSSGPSPSSALAPATDTLQVFSGIAAFDAAQRMAKALCSSSLVPKEYQGQQGLANSLIALEIAGRMRLSPLVVMQNMTPIHGRPTWSSKFLIATVNASGRFSPLRFVFDAKEQPSSCYAVATDKATGEVLEGETITLELARKEGWWSRKDRQGNETSKWQTMTGQMLRYRAAAWWSNVYCPEIALGLITQEEALDIEAVTVREAGRASITGTEIQAPPQAAATWSQAAEEPAGPAATAPEKPTTRRTAAGSRAAAVPNLLRPREDKMIPPETQNSATGRIEPSHGGNADTQQEVIDAEIVDTSGAAPEPATPAEHQGEQQGGQQEALSLQASETPAAGTQPAPRRSRSQAAAASAPSPAPAQEAAPAQEPELNPVEVGLSQIPHIATLLELERAYGRVNQLLSAGQINDENAERLWSAISRRRRQLEVSESAQQSTGAGT
- a CDS encoding PD-(D/E)XK nuclease-like domain-containing protein, giving the protein MSNFSLAEYHCHPAWSPTALKAAVTGTMRTWSHRFGPGAAKFVPSADMVKGDLVDALLTPPFRIDDRFAAYRSIARNTKIGAANCAEAEAAGLTPVSVEMVEQAQRIADALHADPVVGEVLAALDPSLSQQPHFWQDEAGRPCRCLPDVVTSDGRLFDLKKTRSAVPRKFYWQAKDLAYDLQLAHLALGHEDRHGQPPLETGVIAFEWPSDLTAPIDCSLLIFDGQDLEKGLQRREEAFRRIAECQATGSWPSHGRQAFRPVFQDFSLPETLGIDLDSIDLF
- a CDS encoding ABC transporter ATP-binding protein; protein product: MPAELPLREHVQLHGLWHRYANATAGDWTLQGIDLALHQGELVGLLGPSGCGKTTLLRLIAGFERPERGSVLIDGRTVAGPGRWLPPERRGVGMVFQDYALFPHLDAWRNACFGLRRGQDSSRANWLLELLGLNGLEGRYPHELSGGQRQRLALARALAPGPSVVLLDEPFSNLDVEVRLRLRSELPAVLSRCGASGLIVTHDPEEALAICDRVAVLRDGVLHQCASPRHLVQHPASSFVGRFVLQGNLLPAQRCGDQVITALGSLLATAGSTLLPQGGAAGDGEEVLVSPEAIALHPDAEGEAWVQGREFLGREWLYRVQLGDLKLRLRLPLEAEYSRGQRCRLALRPGAPGVLFPSQQALQVAPPAQPT
- a CDS encoding BRO family protein; the encoded protein is MSSTTALVPYPFEGHRIRVSTDEHGDAWFVAVDIAGALGQLVIARGLASLREEEQCLYSQEGPGSEGCTLALISEGGLLRSLLLDDSQTAWRMRRWLTHELLPAIKRNHQVKSRAHLSGSAGEKTQTVQAVLRLAEEIIELTGVGYSDALLAAIEDIEASTGLHLAPLQQILCDTNSAASAHRPAQQGRAPAEERLDAEQLAERLGRTIRDINRRLAACGLQVRNDLDDWQLTAVGCDWGIALPRCSRGEHRQQLVWDPAVVALLQGEG